CTACTTCAATCACTATCGGACTTCCCCATTGCCAGGGGCTCTCACAATGCTCGGTTTGCGTGAACATTCAAATCGGCGCGTTATATACGAAATGCTAGTAAAATCCGGCTACCACTTTCACGAATCTTCCGCGAGTCCCTAGCTCTGCATGCCAATCAGATTGCTAATTTTTTATTGGTTTAAATATGCATTGAAGTTGGGGCTCGTGAGAAATAATCAGTTCTCTGTGTACTACCAAAAGGGAGAAGCGCATTAAGACATTGTGCGCCTTTTCGTAAGACCTATAGCTAAGTCAAGCCAATAAGCACGATAGGACAGCGAGTTAGTCTCTCGGTATATAGTTCAACCCTGGGCTGATGATCGACAGCAATGGATCAAGTCATACTGGCAGGTAGAAAAGTGGCATCCGAGTCTATACTCATGCGACATCCATCAACATAAAAATATGGCATACCTAACTTTCTATTTGTGAGTTAATTCACAGTGGCTTCACGTTAATGTTTTGATTAGGTTCAAATATACACTTTGTAGATACACAACACTAATCTTAGAAAATTGTTGGTTGGTGATACCACCAACCACACGTACACCATTGTAAGTttgtaagcgccgagacCCTTATATATTGCTTGTTCCCTGACATTGAGTTTCAACATCCCGATTGCACCCACACACCCTTCATAAGTGCGCCATAATTTGCATTACAACCCGGTTCATGTCTATGGGTCTTCGTGAACCTGTCCTCCCCCCTTCGTGAACCACTTCCCCTATTTCGATATTTGGGCAAAGTGGCGGTGCTCTGTGGGGCCAGGGCAATCGCCATCCGAAGCTTAAGTTCATAACTCTCCAAGACGGCAAGCCAATCGTCCACATGTAATTACATCACCTACACGCGGCCTGAAATAAGCTTTCACCAAACTATGACTCTTGTTTTGCAGCAATATCCACTTGCCCGATCTCGTCGCGAAACCCTCACGCTGCTTGACATAGTTCTGTACCCCTGTGGCACTTGCCACCGGCAACCAGCTGTGCCTGACCCGTGAAACAGTGTACATTTAGGGCTCCTAAGACCAGGTCAATATATCGGGTGGGTGATTCCTAAGAGATTCGCCGATTAGAAGTAAAAGGGCCCTGTCCGAAACGGCATCACTCCACGGTCTCACTAGACTCAAGTATGGATGTTTAATGGCTTATTAAGGAGCTTCGTAACACAGTTCTAAGCGTTTGAGAGACTATGAAGTCGTCGTATCGCGATGGTCAATCGCATGAGCCTGATCCCGATTTCACGAGAGGTAACGGTTTATGGTGTGAGTTGAACTATACAGTGGTATATTAAGTAAATCGCGTATTCGATGATCTGCCGTATATCCACGTGGCTTTCCGCGTTACCCTGTGGAGCCTAGTTTCTGAGTAGACCAGGAATGAGGGGTCCATTCTTCAACCCCAGCTATTCGGGCACAGATCTGAAAAGTATTCCACGTCGAAGCTCATCAGATGTGCCACAAGGTCACTTATGGCTGCATGCGCATTGGTACGAAACAGACAACACTATGGTTGAAAGAATTAGGCGGACTTGATAATACGGGAGGCTATCTCTTGGAACATAAGTCTGCCGTAAACCTACAAAAGGTTATTAACGTCTACAATATAAGTAAATCACTCATCGTGCTGGTACAACCTGCAGGACTTATTCCGATATTATCTATTGTCCATTACCGAGTACATGATCTTGCTTAGATAACTCCCAACACGATGGTATCTTTAACTTCCTTCTTCACCCTGTTACAACTCCTCTCAGTATTTGGGATGGACCAACGGATACCCCAATATCTAATCAATCTGGCCAGTTCGACCCAACTGAACCTACCCCTACCGGGCAAGAGGGGACTCCTGGCAATGACACTGCAGAAGTGGGagaaaggcaattggaccaTATTATCTGTTGATATGATTATCGACTTGTACACCTATGTACATAACATAGCCAGAACATAACGATGGGTAATATACCCCCAGGCTCCTCGAGCTTTGCAAGCCCTGCTGTACAATTAGTCAGCTAACATCTAATCCAAAACGAGAGTCTATAGGACACAAGCTGTCCCAAAATAGTAGTACCTAAGTGTAAGGGTTACGCGCCTATCGTAGGTCTGGCTCGAGTGTATACGTTACCCTTACGATACCCATTACCCTCTCTCAGCGTTACATTCGTCCCTTGTGCTTCGTTTAGATTGATTACCGTTTACGCATGTACCGAACCGggcaccttataaggtcccggaTTCCGACCCACTCTCCTTGTCTTTACTCTGAATACCAATATCGAGTGTGTGTTACGACTTGTTATTAAGGCGATGCCGTCGCCCACCGAGTCACATTATACACCCAATAAGTAGAGACCTTACATTAAGCTTAGTATCGACCAGCTCCCGAAGCCCGGGAGAGTCTGCAGAATGCACTATGCTACTCCTGAGGGCGCCCCAGCAAAAACCGTTTTTGCCAAGCAGCGCgtatcagcttgtttcaTTACATGGATTGGGAGACCTTATGTCACGGTACAAGTGAATTTATACTTACAGGATGTGGAGGTACATAAATCCCACTTAACTATAATATGATGCTCCAGTATTAGATTTTGCGTAGCAATAGCCCCAGCGCCCAGCAACGGGTGGTACTTGCACAAACAGCATGCGAATAGTCTGTTGGTAATTTCTCAGGCTAGGATAGAGTATCAGCTATTTTCAGTCCTCTAGAACCATATGTTATCGTGTAAAAGTAGCTACTTACATATAGTTTTGAAATAATAAGCCTATCTAAACCAGTGTACCACAATCTTATTGTCCCACACGGTATCATGATTTTAACCATTTTCTATCGGTAGTCTCCGGATCCCAGTTTTTTTTTCCCTTAACACAGCTGACGTGAGTGGATAGTTAACTGTATATTATTTTAAGAGTGACAGGGGGAACAGAGATTGCTGATATCGCCTCGCCTGATTGTATCTGATTGACGCCGGTCGCAGTCTATCTTCAGGCTCGAGGTAGCGAGCTTTTCCCCTCTCTGAACCGTTCCTCGTAGATAGATCCTGTCGTATCCGAGGAGCCGATGGGTGATTTATACTTGGGTGCTGATTCGGTAAATTTCGCGCATGCAAAAGCCCTTCCACACCAATATTATCCAGCTCCAATGTTTCGGATTGGCGTTTGGGCATTGATGGTAGTGGAGCATTAGGGGATATCCATCGAAAGGGAGCCCATGACAAGGATCTTCAGACGCGTCATTCCCATGTGTACTGCCCTTTCATAGGAAATGTTGGATCTGCCAGGAATTGTGCTGTTCCAATAAATAGTCAAAGCATAAGTGATGGCACAAGCTCCGCCGACAGCTCCTCGGCGGGAGTGGTGGCGGTTTGTAAAATCCGTCGCAAAAGGGGCTGCCCCAAAGTAGTTTCAGTTTTCAATCTAAATGCATCGTAGTAGGATAGCTCGACCTTTGGTGGAACAATAGAAACGCGTGACTCGGTAACATGGGACAGCAGATACAAGTAGGCTCATAAATTCACGCGTTTTGATGTTCACCGAATTCGATAGGCTCACTGAGCTTCGAAAGCCTAGCTGTCTTTTAAGTTTGACAGAAACCACTAAGTACTATCGTAAATAATAGCACCAAGCTTTCATATCAGCTATATAAATGTAAAAAAAGGTTTAAATGGCTGCATTCTGGAACCGTCCTCGAATACAGAGGCTGCCTGGCTGGGCTTCTTGTTTACCAAGTTTTCCCGGAACCGTGGGGCTGGTAGTAGTCCGACACTCTCTCACTCGGCTATTAGTATCGCTTTCAATGTTATGTTTCAGCAGAATCGCCTAAACTCAGGGAAAAGGGGCCTCGCCAATGTGTTCAAAGAGATGAATTGCCCATATGTAGGAGCAGTGTCCTCTAGGCTAGTTATACTATGCTTAAAGGAATTCATGGAGACAAaacacggtggaccccaaaagtgcggattttctgaacgtaaaaaatcgcgcgttatatgcggagtgttggcaaaatccgaccagtttctccatgaatccgcatcctcaactcacccctgtgtgtcgtcaaggtgcggattctgcgattttaggtgcggatgtctggcaaaatctggacgtcatgcggattttccgtacttttggggttcaccgtgaaAGCTGCCCGTCTCCGTTTCTCCTATTTTCCTTGCGTGGAGGCACGATGTAAAGTGCCCCAAGGCTCGCTATGCATCACCACGGAGGGGCCAAGGGTTGACTGAAAGCTTTCATTCAGTAAAATCAATCGCTTATAGGGCATGGGAGTCCAACAAAAAGTCTTCGCGCTATCATTCCCGCACTATGACTCTTTCTGCCCTCCTACGTGCCATTAATCCCGTGTCTCCCTCACTTGTCTCAAGAATATACATTTACTACACAGAGGTCTGTATCCCTATAGCAGGGAGACTCACTCCTGGAATATTCAATCAAATATTTCGGAGAGTGCCGCATGATCACGCTGAGGATTTGCAGCTCAAGTGAGAAAATCGCCGTTGTCTCATCACAAGGATGCTGATTAGATGTTATCCCACAAGTCCAAATGCTCTTATTAACGAGGAGCCCGGGGAGCAACAACTACCCAATCATCTCCCTCTTCATGATCAACCACAAGGGCTACTTGGGTCTCTTTACGGGAACGTTCACTTGACCCTCGCTGATGGAGCAATAGCACCTATCTCCTAGTTGTCTACAAATGATTCATCTGTGAGTCGTGTATCCTATTAATAGATGAGCGTAGTATTCAAATATCCATCTCTTCAGCGCATTGGTTAAATTTATACCTCGGGCATCTCTCTTTAGTCATCAGGCAATCCTCCATAATTGTAGATTCTTAAGGATAATTTTTATTTATGAGAAATACCCAGACAAAAAAATACCTGAGACAAGGAAAGCATGGATTTGATGAATATCGTGTACCCGGCCGGAACATAGCAAAGTGACTAGTGAGGCATGTAAGAGGGCGAAGGTAGATTTGAAAACACCGATTTAGGCGGAGATATAAAGCGACCTACAGTCGGTAAACTTCCGGTTTGTCCTCGGTACCCGAGGGTGAGAAGTTCAGTGGACGAGTGCTGTTGAGGTTTAGGCTGGCACTACAGAGTTTAGGATCGCCTTGCAATTGGTTAGATTTGTCCCGACCATCGGGATCCGAAAAAATACCAAAATTCCGGCCTAGTTATCAATGCATTGCAATCAAGGATTCATCAGCACCTTCAGTAACATCCAACCAATATTGAGGTCAATTTGCTACGATGTCTATGACGTAACTCAGACGGATGCCTATCGAGTTTAGAATCAAATGAGTAACGGCGTTCCTGGCTTCCTACTATCCAAAACATGACTAAACCTATCCAGTAACTTAACCACTTTTTAGAACACTAAGGGTTTATTATCAGATATTAAGTCGCCGTTCATATTATCGTGGGTGATAAAGGTACACGTAGCTGGAAGGAGCTGCGAGGCATTTGATATTTTTTCAAACCTGCCTCATAGCGTACTCCAGTTATAATAAATACGCGAACTCCTTTCTCGGATGCCTAAGAGAATAGACGCATTGGGGCCAAGTTCTAGTGCGATACCAGCATGATCATAGATACGCTATTGCACCATTTACATCAAGTTCTAGCCATGCAATTGAGTATTTGGTGATCAAATTGGTCGATCATCGATCATCGTGAGCGTCAATCTTGTCACAGCAACGTGATTGTCATTAAGTGCGATATTTATAGGGTCGTGCTATGTGAATAGTGTGCTGCTGAGTATCTTAGTCTTTGGTTGAGGCTTGGTTCCAAAAGATAACTAAGAGAATTAGTTGAGCTTAACACGCGACCTCATAGCCGCCCATCGGATGGGCATATTCATATACGCATGAATTAGTCTCGTGTACCCGAATCTTCTGTCTGAAGTTCAAGACTAACGCAACGTCAGAAGGAAATTAAATAAAGATTAGGCAGCATCGAATGGAGATGTAGATGTATGAGTTCGTTTGGTATAGCTCTTTATAACTCGGAACTTGTTCCCCCTAGAACAATGTCACTTCTTCTGTTGTATGAAATTTACATAATATAACTGCAGATAACCGCCAATTACCATGCACAGAACACGGTAGAGCAAATCCGATGATACACGTATCGTTCCACAAAAGTGCTAATTCCGTAACGCCAATGTCTCGACCCATGTATGAGTAGTCACTTTTTTCAGTGCATGGGCAAAGATATCCCCTGATGGAGCCAGCAATCCAATAGTAGTAATGAAGGAGAATTTTGACACTGCCTGCATGCATAGTTTCATTCTAGTCCGACTTGCCCATGGCCCAATGACAATCCAACATTCATTACTTGAGACTTTCAAGCTCCGGAAGTTGATCAGGCAGCATCCAAATATTCATTTCGACCAAACGAACATGTGCTTATGCGTCTACCTGTAAGATGTATGCACGATGATCGTGAGGAAATCCAACTGATACGTTCATAGCTTTGAAAGACCTTTGGTCCTCACAGCACCCAGAGTTTGGCAGTAAATCGTACTTTCGTACAAGCCTCTCCAACAGCTAGCCGGAAAGGCCAGTATGAACTCTCGATCACTACCGAAGCTGTGTATCTTGCGCTTCATGCTCAGAGTAGAGTCATACAAAGCGAATTTCATTAGATAGCGTATAAACACGCTGGAATTGGCCCAGGACTACTTAAACCCCTAGTTCTTCTAAGTCATAAGAACAGCCAGTGACACCACCACTCTACCCCCTACCCATCCAAGCAATGAACAACCAACCACAAGATGCACCTGCTCAGGGGTATGCCACTGGTCCTGTTCTTCAGTTCATCATCATGCTAATGATTATTGCTGATACAGAGGAAACACTCCACCGAACCAGGTCGGAAATGCGCAGCCCAACAGTGGCCCACTTAACAAGGGCTTGTATGGACTCTCTGCACTAACGCCCTCAAATAACCGAAATTGAAACATGGCTTACCTTTCGGATGACAGAAATTTACTGTTCGAAGAGTAGACTATGCATGGCATTTTGAACTATGCGCGCCGTTGATACCCTATGATTATGCTCTCCCTCTTTCAACTATGTGTTCAAATAATGTAGCTATGACTTACTCAGCTAACTTCTGTTAATTGTCTTTCAAAGCATTGCTGAATGGAATAGAAAGTAGTTCGCACACACGCTTGTAAATCCTTCGCATTTCTGCCAACATTACGAAGGAAGGATCACGGCGATAAACCTGTAATAATAATACTCATAGTGTTCCGTCAATTTATGGAAAGAACGCGCATACATAGACTATTGCTTGTGGCCATCAAATGTGTGAATGATAATCCTTCGTTTACCGCGCCCGTAACGACGACAGCGATTGAATCATGAGCTCTGAGCCGAGGTAACGGTCATGAGAGTGTTGAACACCAAAAGGGCTTCATGCAAATGCCAATCATGATGCCGCTTCTTTGACGGGAGATGAGCTTCATTACCCAATAATTGACTTCTTCTTCCATGAAAGATAGGCGGGGTACTATTTCATCAATTCGACTCAAGGTCCATCTATCTGAAATTACGGGTTCCTCCAGGGGTTATACACACTCTGTGCAATACAAGTACTTCATGTGCTATTCATCTACTACGTTATGTTTATTTAGGCGACTAACCGTAATCCGATAATTTTCGAGCTGGCTCGATCTGTTCAGAACACTTTTAAATCGCTTTATGTTGTCGAGGAATGCCCTCGACCAAGGATGTCCGAAGGTTTGGAAACTATGGTATGATTGGAGTCATCAAGAGCACAGTTAAATTATGTTCGTCTCCTCTCAGTGGGGACTTAATATTCCAAGGCGATACGGGCGCCAGAGACTTTCACTTACTGTTGTGAAACGGACCCGTACTTGAGACATCCCATTTGGTTAGCCACTTCCTGGTATTTCCTGTCGGCAAAGGGTCAAATATTCGGATACGCTCAGATCTTTCGTTTGAATCTCccgtgttttttttttttttttttttttttttttttgactcCCTATCCATAATGAGTGGCTGATTCAGCAGATACATATATGTACCTTTCATTGGGGACTTAGAATGATAGAAGACATCAATGATCATTTCCCCACATAAAGCTAATTAAGGGCGTACTGCGGCCTTTGTCGAATCGTGGAAAGGTACGACGCTTCAATTAGATTGCACTCGAAGCTGGTCTGAAGATTAGGCAAGTAATCGAAACGAAAGGACAAGCAAAAAGATAATCAAATACTTACATTACGAGTACTGTACTGAGTTACGCTTATGAGCGTTACTCGTTACCATTTCAAGACTGATTAGTTCTATTGATAACATAACGCCACTCGTTGACCGTCAATCCTTGCACCAGTCATTCATAACGGACTCGGGACTTGCATACCACCCAGTCATATCTGAAAGTCCAAGTTTGGGCGAGGGTGGATTCATGTCAAGCTCTCAACCACTATACGCCGCATATAAGGTCGGATGAGCGTGAAAGGCCAATCTTCGGCATGTAGTTGATTGGCCTGCGTGGATCGTATCACTTTTTTCCCTGGCAGCAGATAGCACACAGTTATAGTAAAAGGACCTTGATCTCAAGTGAGTCTTTGATATTTTACAAGGTATGTGATTTTGATTCTTTGGACAAATCGGTCTTTAGAGATATCATTTTGTCAAGGTTTATGCTCGTGAATAATGGCTAGTCAATTGTAGATCTGGTTGCCCATCAGAGATCGCAAAATCGCCCTTCAGTAATACGAAATGACCGGACTTGTGTCAAATGTTCATCGAAGCTCAAATGGTGCGGCATCTTTGGTAAAGGGGTTGTTTCACCCGGATCTCCTCCGACAAAGGTAGTAAATGTTGGTCTGCTTTCCATGTCGCATTCATTCGATGTATGCACGGCCGACCAGTGTTTAGGCAGAGGTCAAGTTTGCTCGTGGAGTTGCCACAAACCTTGTTAAATACCCTTTAGTGATTTCCTTGGATTTATTAATCAATTTGGCTACAGGGCGGGGCCGTCTAAATTTGGCAGTATGCCGCTGTCCATGTTTATAGTCACGTGTGTTTGGATGTGGATCGACGTCGGCTACTATACCCCTAAGTTCTGACCACTACCTCGAGGGTTGGCGTCAGACCCGTTGGAACACTTGCACATGATATACAAAGAAGAGGGGAGGGTGAGTATCCTTTGTCTTATCTTTCGTTGTCATAGCTCCACTGGTTTTATTGATTACTCTTACCCTTTGGTTGGGGCACACACCTGTGGTAGATATGTACACACCGACACGCAGACGAGATTCCGTCTCTGATTCAGTTCATAAATTTACACCCTCGAAGCGGGGCCAGGCGGCCTTGGACGCGCTAGCACTTGGATATGACGTCCAGCTCCCCGACTGCTCGTATGTCACCTACGTTCTTTTTCTGCTCCAATATTTCGCTGATTATTGACTGAACACCACGTGTGTTGAAAACGTTGTTTGTCAATACAACTGTATTTGTGACATGGTCCATAACTAGGTTTGCGCTTCTTCCGCGCACAAGTGTCAGCGAACAGGCACTTGCTTCTTTCGTCTCAACTGGAATTCAGCAAGCTGAACAACTACCTCGGAGTACTAGTTTCGCTGACCAGCACAGACATGCAGCTTCTACTTCTAAGCAACATCGCAATCGTGGTTCGGATGTTGCCGAAAAGAAGCGGTTTGCCCGACAAGTGCGGTCGCCGGTCGCAGACGCCCGCCGTACGAATCTAAATGAAGATTGGATAATGAATCATTCCATTTCTGAATCCTCGGTCGCTCCTACCCCAGATTCATCATCTCGGGCATCCACCTCTTATCGACCCAACATATCCCAATACGTTCTCGATAGTCCTCACCGCTCAAAGATCAGACGATTCGGCCTACCGAGACACCGAGACAACTCCGGGATGAATCTGGTTTCGTCTCATCCTCCGAGAAGTATGGCCGATGTTTCATATCAGTCTTCGCCTGTTCGACGTCACTCGATGATTATTCATCAAACTCCGTCCGCTCGACCCCAGAGTCAGAACAATCCTATCACTTAATTCCGGCGGCATCTTCGACCTACGATAATGAAGATTCCTACAGACTTCCAGCAACTAAGGTTACCCACCCGTAGTCATCCAAATCGACCTTCACCGTTGCCATCAATGACCCCGTTGCCAGATCACGAGCGTGGAACGTTCCCTCGATGCATACTTTTCTCCACGTAACGAGGAATATCAAATTAATATTCAGCAATTGGGAGGAAGTGCTCAATACGCTAGGATTCATGCTGGGATCTCAGGAACACGTTCTTATGGGCAGCCTAGTAGCACTCGGTCCCAGGCACTTAAGTCGCCAGTCTGGAGCGTATCAGGAGCTAGGGACTCCCACGCCGACCGTGTAACGAGACAACTGCCGAAGAACGAGGTACCCCATGGTGACCCCGGCCCGTCTCGTTCCCATCACCATCATTCCAGCTCGGAACCACCGTGCCAGTCACAAGCGTTTATCGAAATAGCAGGCCTCACGCTGGTCCGCAACGATCCCAATTCACCCCTTCATTAATGGTCTCTCCAATGCCTTCTTATGCTACGTCTCCCACATCAGGGCAACACGTCTCGGATAAACCCCGTCTCCGCGTCACTACACAATCCATTCCGGGTTCCTCGACTCAGTCTCTGCGGAGCGCCCCCTTACCGTCCACGACGACTTCATCACATACCACACCATTccacgacgacgacgaggcCTTCAAGGTTCACCCCGAACGCGCCGCCGTCTCAAGGATGGAAACGCTTCTGATGTTGAGTGCTTGTCGAGCTGAGGGTGTGG
This genomic interval from Rhizoctonia solani chromosome 11, complete sequence contains the following:
- a CDS encoding WNK lysine deficient protein kinase 2 gives rise to the protein MPIVTGEPQRVEDSHEALDRGARSRSREPSTHNSSSPPRAITRREARPAHMILCYPKPSIRTVAALGGPADTPRPPEAAPGPPTRTAPRTDAENRGQAALDALALGYDVQLPDCSFALLPRTSVSEQALASFVSTGIQQAEQLPRSTSFADQHRHAASTSKQHRNRGSDVAEKKRFARQVRSPVADARRTNLNEDWIMNHSISESSVAPTPDSSSRASTSYRPNISQYVLDSPHRSKIRRFGLPRHRDNSGMNLVSSHPPRSMADVSYQSSPVRRHSMIIHQTPSARPQSQNNPIT